The DNA region TTCAAGGCGAAGGTGGAAACCCCGATGGCCCCGGCCAGCCGACCCACCGACAGATCCGGATCGTGAAAGTCCCGGCGGATCATGTTCATGGCCGCGGCTACGCCCTTATGCGGGACGGCGACCATGTCGCTGCTCTGGCGGACCACCACGCCCTTGGGTTGGATATAAAGCGGTTCTTCGGGCAGCGGGGCGCCGTGGATCAGGCGGTCGAGCATCGCGGCGGCCTGGTAGCCCTGCTCGTGATAGTCCATGTCCACGCTGGACAGCGGCACGATCGCGCCCTCGCACAGCGGCGCCAGGTTGTAGCACGAGACGATCGCCACATCCTCCGGGATCCGAATGCCTGCCTCGCTAAACGCCGCCTCGGCCTCCAGCGCCGTCCAGTCGCTCTCGACCATCAGCCCCAGCGGCTTGGGCAGTGGTCGGACCTGCTCGGCCAGCCAGCGGCGTATCGCGGCGCTGTACGATCGCCCCACTCCCTTTGCCGCTCGCCAGGACCAGTCCAGCACATGCACCGTGCCTGCGGCCGCCTCGGCGGCGGCGCGGAAGCCTTCCAACTGGTCATTCAGCGGCCACCAGTTGCCCAGCCAGCAATACGCCAGGTTGCGCAAGCCCAGATCGACAAGGTGCTGCCCGCCCATCTCTCCGGCGGCGCGGAAGCCCAGCACAACGTCGGCGGCGCCGTACTGCAGGCCGCCCCGGTCGTGCGTCAGAACCATGGGCACTTGCCCGCGAGGCCATCTTCGATAGTCCCCGGCGCGGGGCGTCCCCCCGACGATGACGGCGTCGGCCCCCCAGCTCTTCACCATACTGGCAATCGACGCATTGCCCCTCTGGGCGAACAGGATCGAGTTCGACCAGCCGGCCTGTCGGGCGTAATTGGCGATTCCGACGGCGAGAGGGTGAAACAGGTCCGTGTCGAGTATCAGAACTCGCGGCGATAGGATGATATTGGACATATCCAGCCTCGTTGTCGCTAGGTGTCGCGGACGTCTTGTCTGTCGCGGGCGAAAAAGCCGCTATACCATAACATCGATTATCAAATGTAACATCACTATTTACTAATACCGCCGTTCCGGTATAATGCGAGGCATCTGAAATGGCCATTGGTAGGTCCAGTTCTCAAAGAAAGGAACGAGAGATGAAGCACACAGTATTGACAATTCTGGCATTAGCGGCGGTGTTGGCGTTGGCGGGCGCGGCCACGGCGGACAGCTACACCGCCATCAACTCCGGCGACTGGTCGACCGCGGGGACCTGGAATACCACTCCGCCGGCCGGCGGGCCTGGCGCGGCAGACCATGCCAATCTGGACGTGGGCGTGACGTATGACGCCGGCGCGTCCGGGGCACTCGGATCGATGGGTATCGGGGTCGGCGGTTCGCTCGCCGTCGCCGATGGACAGGTTTTCAACGTCGGCGGCGATGGGAACAACACGATCGAGGTCCATAACTCAAACGCCTTCAGCATCGGCGCCACCTCGCAGATCAACTACACCGGCGGCCAGTTTCACTTCCGCGACGGCGCCGTGAACACCATCGACTTCGCCAATACCGCCACGGATGGCAAGATGTCGGTGTCGACTGATCTGGTCCTGAACATCGGCGATGACGGGTCGGCCACAACGCTGAATATCGGCGCCGCCTCCAGCGGCACTCATTTCGGCAGCCATGGCGGCGGGGCGGCGAGCATGCTGAACATCGATTCGGCGACGATCGGCTTTGGCAACTGGGATTCGGGCAATAGAGTCAGCCTGACAAACGGCGCAGTCGTCAACATCGACGGGTACGTAGCCGTCTACACCCCCGACGCCATCACCCTGGACAATACCTCGCAGCTCACTGTGGGCGGCAGCTTGTACGTGCGCACGGCCACGCTGGATGTCGCCGGAGCCTCCATCACAGTCGCTGGGAACGTCTTCAGCGATTCGGGCAACTACCAACTCAATGTGATTCAGAATGCCGGCCAGACGACCGGCATGACGCTCAACGGCGACCTCTCCCTGAATACCGGAGATATCTTGAACCTGGTGTTCGACGGCACCGAGCTGGCCGGTCCGGACTGGGCCTTTCGCTGGCTGGGCGATCACGTCAGCGATCTGCAGAACCTCCAGACGGCCGGAAAGCTGACCTGGAGCGGCGCG from Planctomycetaceae bacterium includes:
- a CDS encoding substrate-binding domain-containing protein, yielding MSNIILSPRVLILDTDLFHPLAVGIANYARQAGWSNSILFAQRGNASIASMVKSWGADAVIVGGTPRAGDYRRWPRGQVPMVLTHDRGGLQYGAADVVLGFRAAGEMGGQHLVDLGLRNLAYCWLGNWWPLNDQLEGFRAAAEAAAGTVHVLDWSWRAAKGVGRSYSAAIRRWLAEQVRPLPKPLGLMVESDWTALEAEAAFSEAGIRIPEDVAIVSCYNLAPLCEGAIVPLSSVDMDYHEQGYQAAAMLDRLIHGAPLPEEPLYIQPKGVVVRQSSDMVAVPHKGVAAAMNMIRRDFHDPDLSVGRLAGAIGVSTFALNWAFRRHLGRTPGDYLRQWRLKQASVLLATTNRAVKDIAAGCGFGTVDQFIRCMRVATGLTPRAWRKGHSKHGGRSYGVRQP
- a CDS encoding PEP-CTERM sorting domain-containing protein codes for the protein MKHTVLTILALAAVLALAGAATADSYTAINSGDWSTAGTWNTTPPAGGPGAADHANLDVGVTYDAGASGALGSMGIGVGGSLAVADGQVFNVGGDGNNTIEVHNSNAFSIGATSQINYTGGQFHFRDGAVNTIDFANTATDGKMSVSTDLVLNIGDDGSATTLNIGAASSGTHFGSHGGGAASMLNIDSATIGFGNWDSGNRVSLTNGAVVNIDGYVAVYTPDAITLDNTSQLTVGGSLYVRTATLDVAGASITVAGNVFSDSGNYQLNVIQNAGQTTGMTLNGDLSLNTGDILNLVFDGTELAGPDWAFRWLGDHVSDLQNLQTAGKLTWSGAPLDVGFLYNVADNYTYVGYISNIPEPATMSLLALGGLAALIRRKRQ